The window ACGGACGACGTACGGGCCGCGACCCGGACCGCGCTCGACTGCGGCGCGGACAGCGTCTTCATGTGGGGCTACGATGGCTGTCGAACCATCTCGGAGATTGCCTGCGAGGACCCGATGGCCGTGTGGAATGCGTATCTGGACGAGTTGCCGTAGTTGGGAACAGACACTACGTCACGCGGTCGAGGACGCGACTCCAGACCGTCGGGAGGTGGTCCCACGAGAGCAGTCCCTCCGGTGCCCAGTGGGGAGCACAGTCCGTCGCGTACGCGAACGAACTGCCGTCGCCGTAGTCGCCCACCGCCAGAAACGGATCGTCTCGGACCGTCGCCCAGACTTCCGCGTCCGACTTCGCCGTCGTGCGATTGTAGCCGAGGACGTGAGGCCACTCTTCGGGGAGGTCCGCACCCGGCACGCCCTCATTTTGGGGCACCGCACCGTCCGGCGTCTCCACCCGGTCGTCTCCACTTGCAACTTCGACCGGCAACACCTCGGCAATCCGTGTCATTCCGTACCGGGCTTGGCCGCCCTTCCCCGCGAAACTCATGTAGCCGCCGACCATCCCGAGTGCGCCGCCGTCCCGTACCCACTCCGCGAGCAACGCACAGCGGTCCACGTCGGTGTCGCCGTCGGCGACCTGCTCAGTGATTTGGAGCGTATCCGCGCCGACGTCGCTCAGAATCACGAGGTCGTACTTGTCCAGTTCCGCTTTCGTTCTGGGAAACGACTCCGCCGCGACGTGACACGGTTGGTATGTCACCGAGGCGCCGATTGTCTCCAGCGTCGAGACGAACCGGTCCGCCGCCTCGCCGTACTGACTGTCCCGCAGTACGTTTCGGCCCTTGATTTCGAACTGTACCGTCACCCACGACTCGCCAGCGAGTAGGACGTTCGTCATCGTTCTGCGACTCGGACGCTCGTGTTATAATTATGTCGCCGACCCTCAGAAGGGAAACAGTCGCTCGGCGGCGTCCTCCGTGAGCGGTCGGCCGTACTCGCTCGCCTCGAACGCCTCCGCGTAGCGCACGTCCTCGCCGTCCGCGCCGTACCGCTCGACCAGTTTCTCCCGGTAACGGTCCGATACGTCCGCGAGCGCCTCTACGTGCGGCAGGCCGCCCTCCCGGAGCCACTCGAACCGCTCGTCGGGGTCGTCGGGAACTTCCTCCAGCGTGCCCTCGACGGACGGAAGCCACTCGTACATCTGGGACTCGTGGCAGTCGAGCATCTCGAACTTGCGCTCGGCGACGTCGTCGATGTCGACGACGACGTCCGGAGAGAAGGGGTACGGGCGCTCGAACGTGTCGCTCAGGTGCGCGAAGACGGGGTTCTCGTCGAGCGCGGGCGTCGCCGGGCAGACGTTCGGCACCGCGACGAGATACGCGGCGTCCCGGACGAGTTGGGCCGTGTACCGGTGGTCCGGGTGGTAGTCGTTCGGCCGGTGAGTCAGAACGAGGTCGGGACGGAACTCCCGGATCTGCTCGATGAGTCGGTCGCGATTATCTAGTGAGGGCCGAAGGCGACCGTCCGGCACGTCGAACATCTCGAAGTCGGCCCCGGCGACGGCGGCCGACGTCTCGGCTTCCGCGCGACGACGCTCGACGAGCGGTCGGCCCGATAGTTCGTGGTGGCCCGCCTCGCCGTTCGTCATCGAGACGAACAGCACCTCGTGGCCGCTGTCGGCGTACTTGCAAGCGATACCGCCCGCCTTGAGGTCGCAATCGTCGGGGTGAGCGCCGACGACGAGAACGCGAACTGTTTCGCTAGTCATCGTCTTCGAGAAGCGACGACGCCCGCATAAATGCTCCGACGAGCGAGGTGGAGCCGTCTTCGACCGCGACGATTGGGATGGTCGAGACCGAGACCGCTCCCGTCCGGCCGTCGTGCGGACTTATTTGTAGGAGGGCGCCAAGGAGCAACTATGGCGATTACGAACGTCGACGCCATCCCCGTAGAGATGGGCGTCGAGCCGCTGGAATCGGAACTCGGACTCGCACCGTACGTGAGTAACCACGACGAAGTGACCTCGGTGACGCGGATGCTCGTCAGAGTCGATACCGACGACGGCGTGACCGGGTGGGGCGAGATGCTCGTGGGAATGAAGTCCGCCGCCGTGACGAAGGCGGTGATGGACGACGTCATCGCCCCGGAACTCGTCGGCCGCGAGGTCGGCGAGATACGTGACTTCGTGGACTCGTTCTACTTCCCGTACGTGAAGGTGCGGCCGTTCCTCGGAGCCGTCGAGACGGCGCTCTGGGACGCCTTCGGCAAGTCCGTCGGCCAACCCGTCCACCGATTGCTCGGGGGAAAAACCCGCGACAGCGTGGAGATAGCGACCTGTCTCGGCATCCTCGGTCCCGAGGAGTCGAGACGGTACGCCAAACGGGCCGTCGACCACGGCTTCTCGACGCTGAAGACGAAGGCCGGTCCGGACTGGAAGGAAGACGTGGCGCGAATTCGTGCGATGGACGACGAGGTGGACGGGCAACTGGAGTTCCGCCTCGACCCCAATCAGGGCTGGTCGTTCGAGGACGCCGTCCGGGTCGCCACCCGACTCGAAGAAGAGGGCATCCTGCTCCAGTACCTCGAACAGCCTGTCCGCATCGACACCTACGGCACGTACGCCTCGCTCCGAAATCGGGTTCGAACGCCGATTGCGGTCAACGAGGACACGTACTTCCCGCAGAACCTCCGCTACCTCCTGCAGGCCGACGCCATCGATGTAGCGGTCGTGGACCTCGTCCCGGCAGGCGGCATCCTCCGCGTCCGCGAGCAGGTCGCGATGGCGGCCAACGCGGGTGTCTCGGTCTCGCATCACTGCGGGTTCGACCTCGGGGTTAAGACTGCGGCGATGCTCCACACCGTGGCGAGCACGCCTGGCATCAACCTGCCGCCCGACAGCGTCTACTACGGCTGGAACGACTACGTCATCGCCGACCCCTTCGAGGTCGAGGACGGCGCGTACCCGGTTCCGGACGGGCCGGGACTCGGCGTCGAGGTTGACGAGGCGAAGGTCGAGCAGTACCGGGTAGACTGAGAGCGACGAAAGAAGAGTCGAAAAGCGAGTACCTAGTCGGGAAATCAGTCGCCTTCGGCTGTTTCGGAGTCTGGTCCTGTTTCCTCAGCCATCTGTCCGCCCTCCAGCGGGTCGCTCTCCCAGTACTCGTGTTCGGGGTCCGCGCGGAAACAGGCGGTCTGGCGGCCATCGCCGTCGTGGTCGGCCAGCGACGGGCACTCGCGGGTGCAGACATCGCGCGCTTCGAGACAACGCGTGTGGAACCGACAGCCAGAGGGCGGGTCCGTCGGTTCGGGAATGTCGAGCGAGCGGACCGGTGGCGTCGAGACGCCCTCCGAGCGGTTCCGGAGGTCCGAGGTTGCCCACAGCAACACCTTCGTGTAGGGGTGCTGTGGGTCGTGAATGATCTGTTCCGGCGTGCCGATTTCGACGAGTTCGCCGAGGTACATGATGCCGATACGGCCACCGGCCCGCTGGGTGAGGTGCTTCGCGTTGGCGAGGTTGTGCGAGATGAACAGGTAGGAGGTGTCGAACTCTTCCTGCAGTTCGAGCATTAGATCCATCATCTCCGCCCGGAGCGAGACGTCGAGAGCGCTGATTGCCTCGTCGGCCAGGATGAGGTCGGGGTTCATCAGCAGTGCCCGGATGAGCGCGACGCGCTGCTGTTCGCCGCCCGAGAGCTGGTGGGGGTACCGGCCGGCGAACTCCTCGGCCGGCGACATACCGACGTAGTCGAGCAGGCCGTAGATGCGAACGCGACGGTCGGCCTCGCTCATCTCCGGTTGCCACTTCTCTAGCGGCGCCGAGAGCGTCGTCTCGACGGTGTAGTTCGAGTTCAACGAACTGCCGGGGTCCTGGTGGATCATCTGGAGCGACCGGCGGATATCCTCCCACGAGCGCGTGTCGTCGCCGCCGCGTCCGAACAGCCCCTTCGAGTCCTTCGCCGCCCAAATGTCATCGCCGCGGTAGCGCACCTCGCCCTCGGTTGGGCGCTGGACGCCGATGGCCGTCTTCCCGAGCGTCGTCTTCCCGCATCCCGACTCGCCGACGAGCGCGACGACGTCGTTCTCGTAGACGTCGAGGCTCACGTCATCGACGGCGTGGACGGTCTCCGAACCTGCGAGCCCGAGCAGTCGCTCCTTCTCGAAGTGGACGCTGACGTCTCGGAGCGACAGGAGCGGCTCTCCGTCCCGTTCGCTCACGACGAACCACCTCCGGAACCGCCGTCGTACTCTCGGTCGATGGGTTCGTCCACCTCGTCTAGCGTCAACGGAATCTCCTCGCGGGCGGCCTCCCAGTGGAAGCAGGCGGCCTCGTGGGCGTCGGCGTCGGCTGCCCTCACGTCGCGCATCTCCGGGTCGTTCGTCTCGCACGTCTCGTCGGCGACCGGACACCGCGGGTGGAACGAACAGCCGGTGGGAATGTCGGCGGGATTCGGACTCGACCCCTCGATGCCCTCCAGATTCATCGACCGGTCGGAGATGTTCGGTACGGCGTTGAGGAGTGCACGTGTGTAGGGGTGTGCGGCGTCTTCGATGAGTTCGTCCGTCGGCCCGTACTCCACGAGGTCGAAGGCATACATCACCGCAAGTCTGTCCGCGAGGTCCGCCACTAGCGGCATGTCGTGGGTGACGAAAACGAGCGTCAGATCGTACTTCGTCTGGAGGTCCTCCAGCATGCTGACGATGGACCGCTGCATCAGCAGGTCGAGCGCCGCCGTCGGCTCGTCCATTACGACAACGTTCGGTTCGAGGACGAGACCAAGTGCGATGAGTGCGCGCTGTTTCATCCCGCCGGAGAGTTCGTAGGGGTGGGACTGGAGCACCTGATCAGCGGGCAGGTAGAGGTCGGTCAACAGTTCGCGGGCGTGGTCCATCCCAGCTTCGACGTCCGCTCCGTGTGCACGCAGCGTCTCCTCGAAGTGGTCGCCGATAATCATCGTCGGGTTGAACGCGCTCTGTGCGCCCTGGATGACGAACGAAATCTCGTTCCAGCGAAGTGCCGTCAGTTCTTCCCGTGAGAGCGAGAGGACGTCGATTGGGTCGCCCTCCGGCGGGTGGTAGATGACTTCGCCGCTCACTCGGCCCGGGGAGACGACGGCGTCGAGCATCGCTGAGGCGAGCATCGACTTGCCTGACCCCGATTCGCCGACGACACCGAGCGCTTCGCCGGTGCGGACGGTGAGGTCCACGTCGCGGAGGACACGAGAGTCGCCGTCCTCTGCGTCGAACGAGACGCTGGTGTCCCGTACTTCGATTATCACGTCTTCGTCGGTCGACTCGTCGCCGGAATCCGTCGCAGTTCGATGTTCGGTTTGCATGGTAGATTGTCGTGTCATTGGTCGTCAGCGGTAGCCGATGAGTCGCAGTCCGAGGTGACCGAGGACGGCGTAGACGAATGCACTCGCGCCCCAGACGGCGAACATCGCGGCGAGGACGCCGTTCGTCAGTCCCGCGATGACGTATTTGGACAGCACGAGCGCGAGCAGACAGCAACCGACGCCGATGGTCGTCACGAAGGCGAGGAACGACCCTCGGATAGCCAGCAGTACAGACGTCATACGTCTGTCCGTAGAGTGGTCGGTGCTCATGATGACTCACCCCCGTCGGCCGCCCCCTCGTGGCGGGCGCGCAGTCTGACGTTGAAGATGCGGTCGAGTCCCTGCGCGAGCAGGATGAACCCGAGCGAGATGAGGATAATGAGCGCCATCGGGACGAGCAGCCAGTGGATCTGGTTTGGATTCGTCAGGTTCGCGCCGGTGTAGGCGTCGTCCATCATCACGCCCCAGTTCAGTTGCGATTGGGGCAGGATGCCGAGGAAGTACAACGCGACCGACTCGAAGATGATGCGGCGCGCGCTGTTGGCGAAGTTCACCGAGATGTACGGCATCAGGTTCGAGATGACGTCTCGACGGAGGATGTGGACGTCAGACAGCCCCATGATGCGCGAGGCTTCGGTGAACGCCTCCTCCCGGATGCTCAGCACCTGCGAGCGGACGGTCCGAGCCAGTCGTGGCCAGTTGTCGATACCGAGGATGAGTCCGACCACGAAGGGGTTCTCTGGTTGGTAGATGGTCGCCAGCACGATGATGAGCACCAGGCCAGGAATCGTGAGGACGGTGTCGGTCAGCGTCATCAACACCGAATCGGCGCGCCCCCCGCGATACCCCGCGACGGTGCCGATGCCGGTACCGAGGACGACCGAGAGCAACGCGCCCGCGGTAATCATCTGGAGCATCGCGGGCGTCGCGTGGACGACCTGTTTGAGGATGTCCTGACCCATCACGCCCGTTCCAAGCGGGTACGTCCAGTCGGTGAACGGCGGCACGAATATCGGTCCCTCCATCACGATTGGTTCGGGAACGACGTAGACGCCCACGGTTCCCAGCAGAACGAAACCGACCAGGATGAGTGCCCCGAGGAGCCCGCGCCAGTCGTTCAGCAGTATCGCCGACGGCGCGTAGACACGGCGTCGGAACCCACGCTCGACCTTCTCCCGGACCGTCGGGTCGGGGACGTTCGACGTCTGGGTGAATATCGTCTCGTCAACGCCGCCCGCGCCGCCGGACGAACTGCTCGTGCCTCCGTCGGTGCGGGTCGGTGGTCTAGTCGCGGCCTCGGTGGCGTCGGCGGCCGTCGTTTCGCCCTCCTCAGTTCGCGACGATTCGCCTTCCTCAGTAGGTCTCACGTTCGTTCCCTCCTTTGACGCGGGGGTCGATGACGCCGTACGTGAGGTCGGCGACCAGGATACCAGTCAGCGTGACGATGGTGAAGAAGATGAACGAACCCATGATGAGCGGGTAGTCACGGTTCATCAACGCGTTGAACGTCACCATCCCCATCGCAGGGTAGTTGAAGATGGTTTCGAGGATGATGCTGCTCCCGAAGACGCTTGCGATACCCATCATGATGTTCGTGTAGACGGGCAGCAAGGCATTCCGTCCGACGTATCGGATGGCGATCCGACCCTGACTGATGCCACGGAGACGCGCGACGCGGATGTACCCCTCGCCCATCTCGCGGATGCAGTTGCCCCGGAACGCGAGCGCGCCGCCAAAGCTGGCGATGAACGCCGAGAAGACGGGGAGCGCCGCGTGTTTCACGATTCCAACGATGAATGGGAGGTTTAGTCCCGGCGTTGTCGAGGGGTCCATTCGGCCCCCGCTGGGGAACCACCCCAGGTTGAACGAGAAGACGATGAGCGTGAGGATGGCGACGACGTAGTAGGGGACGGTGCTGTTTCCGATGGAGATGAACGTCATCACGGCGTCGAACTTGCCGCCCTCGTTGTACGCCATGACCGCGCCGAATAGCAGGCTGACGGTGGTCCCGAGCGCGAGTCCGTAGACGCTGATGAACACCGACCACGGCATCGCAGTGTAGAGGATGTCGAAGACGGGCTTGTTCTTGAATATCGAATGGCCGAAGTCCTGATAGAGGATGATGTCCCGCAGGTACTCGTAGTAGGAGACGTACCAGGGCACGGACGGGTCGATACCAGTGTACGTTTCGACCATGGCGTTTATCCGCCGCATTTGTTCGGCGGAGGGACTTTGGCCCTGTTCGAGCAGTTGTTTCATCAGCCGAACTTTGACCATCTCGACCGGACCGAACGGTAACATCCGGTAGAGGGCGAACGTTACTGTCAGTGCGATGAAAAACACCAGCACTGATTGACCGATTCGCTTCGCATAATACATCGTGTTACCGTGCTTGTCTTTCTCCCACCTCAATAAAGCTATGGTGGTTCTTGGCACGGCGAAAGCAGGAACACTCATACCGCACGCGACGTACGTTCGCATATGTCACTCGTTTCGCGGCTACTGAAACTCGTGGGCGGGTCGGAGGAGACCGCGGACCCCTACCGATGTATCAGATGCGGTCGAACGTTCGAGTGCGACCGCTACGAGTGTCCGGACTGCGGCGTTCCGCACGTCGTCGTCCCGACCGACGAAGAACCTCCAGGGCGAAATACTTAATTTCCGTCGGGAAGCTGATTCGGGCGAACGATGTCCCACGACCCAACATTCTTCGACTACGTTTGCTCGAACGCCGACAAGTTCGCGATGCTGTTCGCGTTCGAGTGTCTCGCGGGGCTGTTCTCGCTCGTCCTACTCCTCGGCACGGAACCGGGTACAGCCTCGTACGTCGTCGGTCTCCTCAACCTCGCCGGCGTCACCGTGCTCGGGGTTCCCACGGCGACGATTCTGCTGAAGTGCCATCGGATGTAGCGCGAAAAGAGTTCGGTGGTCGGTGAAGTGCCAGTGGGGATGCCGACCGGGCGCGCAAGGGGGACACCGCCGGGATGCACGCACCGACGAGACGTGCATC is drawn from Halorussus halophilus and contains these coding sequences:
- a CDS encoding oligopeptide/dipeptide ABC transporter ATP-binding protein, which codes for MSERDGEPLLSLRDVSVHFEKERLLGLAGSETVHAVDDVSLDVYENDVVALVGESGCGKTTLGKTAIGVQRPTEGEVRYRGDDIWAAKDSKGLFGRGGDDTRSWEDIRRSLQMIHQDPGSSLNSNYTVETTLSAPLEKWQPEMSEADRRVRIYGLLDYVGMSPAEEFAGRYPHQLSGGEQQRVALIRALLMNPDLILADEAISALDVSLRAEMMDLMLELQEEFDTSYLFISHNLANAKHLTQRAGGRIGIMYLGELVEIGTPEQIIHDPQHPYTKVLLWATSDLRNRSEGVSTPPVRSLDIPEPTDPPSGCRFHTRCLEARDVCTRECPSLADHDGDGRQTACFRADPEHEYWESDPLEGGQMAEETGPDSETAEGD
- a CDS encoding PIG-L deacetylase family protein; the encoded protein is MTSETVRVLVVGAHPDDCDLKAGGIACKYADSGHEVLFVSMTNGEAGHHELSGRPLVERRRAEAETSAAVAGADFEMFDVPDGRLRPSLDNRDRLIEQIREFRPDLVLTHRPNDYHPDHRYTAQLVRDAAYLVAVPNVCPATPALDENPVFAHLSDTFERPYPFSPDVVVDIDDVAERKFEMLDCHESQMYEWLPSVEGTLEEVPDDPDERFEWLREGGLPHVEALADVSDRYREKLVERYGADGEDVRYAEAFEASEYGRPLTEDAAERLFPF
- a CDS encoding glutamine amidotransferase gives rise to the protein MTNVLLAGESWVTVQFEIKGRNVLRDSQYGEAADRFVSTLETIGASVTYQPCHVAAESFPRTKAELDKYDLVILSDVGADTLQITEQVADGDTDVDRCALLAEWVRDGGALGMVGGYMSFAGKGGQARYGMTRIAEVLPVEVASGDDRVETPDGAVPQNEGVPGADLPEEWPHVLGYNRTTAKSDAEVWATVRDDPFLAVGDYGDGSSFAYATDCAPHWAPEGLLSWDHLPTVWSRVLDRVT
- a CDS encoding ABC transporter ATP-binding protein; protein product: MQTEHRTATDSGDESTDEDVIIEVRDTSVSFDAEDGDSRVLRDVDLTVRTGEALGVVGESGSGKSMLASAMLDAVVSPGRVSGEVIYHPPEGDPIDVLSLSREELTALRWNEISFVIQGAQSAFNPTMIIGDHFEETLRAHGADVEAGMDHARELLTDLYLPADQVLQSHPYELSGGMKQRALIALGLVLEPNVVVMDEPTAALDLLMQRSIVSMLEDLQTKYDLTLVFVTHDMPLVADLADRLAVMYAFDLVEYGPTDELIEDAAHPYTRALLNAVPNISDRSMNLEGIEGSSPNPADIPTGCSFHPRCPVADETCETNDPEMRDVRAADADAHEAACFHWEAAREEIPLTLDEVDEPIDREYDGGSGGGSS
- a CDS encoding ABC transporter permease, translating into MFFIALTVTFALYRMLPFGPVEMVKVRLMKQLLEQGQSPSAEQMRRINAMVETYTGIDPSVPWYVSYYEYLRDIILYQDFGHSIFKNKPVFDILYTAMPWSVFISVYGLALGTTVSLLFGAVMAYNEGGKFDAVMTFISIGNSTVPYYVVAILTLIVFSFNLGWFPSGGRMDPSTTPGLNLPFIVGIVKHAALPVFSAFIASFGGALAFRGNCIREMGEGYIRVARLRGISQGRIAIRYVGRNALLPVYTNIMMGIASVFGSSIILETIFNYPAMGMVTFNALMNRDYPLIMGSFIFFTIVTLTGILVADLTYGVIDPRVKGGNERETY
- a CDS encoding ABC transporter permease, which encodes MRPTEEGESSRTEEGETTAADATEAATRPPTRTDGGTSSSSGGAGGVDETIFTQTSNVPDPTVREKVERGFRRRVYAPSAILLNDWRGLLGALILVGFVLLGTVGVYVVPEPIVMEGPIFVPPFTDWTYPLGTGVMGQDILKQVVHATPAMLQMITAGALLSVVLGTGIGTVAGYRGGRADSVLMTLTDTVLTIPGLVLIIVLATIYQPENPFVVGLILGIDNWPRLARTVRSQVLSIREEAFTEASRIMGLSDVHILRRDVISNLMPYISVNFANSARRIIFESVALYFLGILPQSQLNWGVMMDDAYTGANLTNPNQIHWLLVPMALIILISLGFILLAQGLDRIFNVRLRARHEGAADGGESS
- a CDS encoding mandelate racemase/muconate lactonizing enzyme family protein gives rise to the protein MAITNVDAIPVEMGVEPLESELGLAPYVSNHDEVTSVTRMLVRVDTDDGVTGWGEMLVGMKSAAVTKAVMDDVIAPELVGREVGEIRDFVDSFYFPYVKVRPFLGAVETALWDAFGKSVGQPVHRLLGGKTRDSVEIATCLGILGPEESRRYAKRAVDHGFSTLKTKAGPDWKEDVARIRAMDDEVDGQLEFRLDPNQGWSFEDAVRVATRLEEEGILLQYLEQPVRIDTYGTYASLRNRVRTPIAVNEDTYFPQNLRYLLQADAIDVAVVDLVPAGGILRVREQVAMAANAGVSVSHHCGFDLGVKTAAMLHTVASTPGINLPPDSVYYGWNDYVIADPFEVEDGAYPVPDGPGLGVEVDEAKVEQYRVD